A window of Verrucomicrobiia bacterium genomic DNA:
CAGCGGCGGCACGATGCCGTCCGCCTTCGGAATGCGCGGGTTGAATTGCGCGTTCTCGATGTAGGCGCGTTGCAGGACGCTCTCCGCGTTGCCCAAGCCAAGCTGGTTGCGGATGGCCGGCACGTTGGCGGTCACCGCACAGTCGCCGAAGGACACCAGGACCTTGGTGCGCTGGCGGATTTTGTGGAGCAGTTCGAGGTTGTCCTCGTTGCAGATGGCGCCCTCGATCAGGCACACATCCACGTTCTCGGGATAATCCTTCATGTCCACGACCGGGCTGTAAACAAGTTCCACCTGGCCGGCGAGATCGATGAGAAACTCGTCGAGATCGAGGAACGACATGTGGCAGCCAGAACAGCCGCCAAACCAAACTGTGGCCAAACGCACTTTCATAGTTTCCATTCTGGTTGGAACAACGCCCGGCGCTGTCCGGACGCCGCCGGGCGGCATCCCTGTCGATTTAATCTGCGGCAACCCACTGTTTCTTTTCCCGTGCCGTGACGATGAACTCCAGCTTGCCGCGGTCGCGTTCCATTTCGCCGACGGTGGAGCCTTTGTGGAACAGCGCGCCAGTGGGACAGGACTGCACGCACTTGCCGCACGAGGTGCAGGAATCGGCCTCGCCCCACGGCATGTTGAGATCGGTGATGATGCGCGACTTGCCGCCGCGCCCGGCGACGTTCTTTGTGCCGGCGCCTTCGATGTGCCAGCAGGCGCGCACGCAGCGGCCGCACAGCACGCAGCGGTTGTGATCCATGCCAAACAGGCCGTGCGTCGTGTCCACGCCCCACTTGGGGAAGTTGTATTCGTAGCGCACGTGGTCCATGCCGTTGGAATAGGCGAGGGACTGGAGTTCGCAGTTGCCGTTGGACACGCACACGGCGCAGACATGGTTCCGCTCGGCGAAGAGCAGTTCGAGGATCATGCGGCGGTATTTGCGGAGACGCTCGCTGTCCGTTTTGATGTCCATGCCCTCGACGACGCGGGTGGTGCAGGCGGGGAGCAGCTTCGGAATGCCCGCCACTTCCACAATGCACAACCGGCATGCGCCAACGTCATAAACACCCTCCAGGTGGCACAGGGTCGGAATCGCGATGCCGGCCTCGGTCGCCGCCTGCAAAATGGTGGCGCCTTCCTCGGCGCTGATCTGCTTGCCGTCAATGGTCAGGGTTTTGGCCGCCATAAAAATCGCTGGTTATTTCGGGGCTGACTGCGGGTTGGGCTGGCCGTTGCCGGGCGGACCAAATTGGTCCGGTTGCAGCAGGTCCTCGTATTCCTTGCGGAAGAATTTCAAGGTGCTCAGCACCGGGTTGGGCGCCGTCTGGCCAAGGCCGCAGAGACTGGTGTTTTTCACCATGTCGCAGAGTTCCTCCAGTTTGATGAGGTCGCGCAGAGTGGCCTTGCGCTGGGCGATCTTTTCCAGCAGATGATGCATCTGCACCGTGCCCGCGCGGCAGGGAATGCACTTGCCGCAGGATTCATCCATGCAGAATTCCATGTAGAACCTGGCGATCTCGACCATGTTCGTGGTGTCATCCATCACCACCATGCCGCCGGAACCCATGATGGAACCGAGCTTCGTGAGCGACTCGTAATCCACCGGCGTGTCCAGAAAGTCCGCCGGGATGCAGCCGCCCGAGGGGCCGCCCGTCTGCACGGACTTGATTTTTCTTCCGTCCGGCGCACCGCCGCCCATTTCCTCGACGAT
This region includes:
- a CDS encoding oxidoreductase — encoded protein: METMKVRLATVWFGGCSGCHMSFLDLDEFLIDLAGQVELVYSPVVDMKDYPENVDVCLIEGAICNEDNLELLHKIRQRTKVLVSFGDCAVTANVPAIRNQLGLGNAESVLQRAYIENAQFNPRIPKADGIVPPLLERVLPVHEVVHVEHFLPGCPPPADRIKALVSQMLSGVTPKLEGAQLKFG
- the hoxU gene encoding bidirectional hydrogenase complex protein HoxU, encoding MAAKTLTIDGKQISAEEGATILQAATEAGIAIPTLCHLEGVYDVGACRLCIVEVAGIPKLLPACTTRVVEGMDIKTDSERLRKYRRMILELLFAERNHVCAVCVSNGNCELQSLAYSNGMDHVRYEYNFPKWGVDTTHGLFGMDHNRCVLCGRCVRACWHIEGAGTKNVAGRGGKSRIITDLNMPWGEADSCTSCGKCVQSCPTGALFHKGSTVGEMERDRGKLEFIVTAREKKQWVAAD